In the genome of Candida albicans SC5314 chromosome 6, complete sequence, the window TAACCATCCAATAATTGTACACGATAgataaaatattaatttatctaTATTTAAGTATTGATTAATGTACATGGTGAGTACTATGACGTGAGAATAAGTGTGTGATAAGATGGTTGTAAAACACTAGGACTTTCTTAAGCGAGATAAagcaaacaaaacaaacaaaaaaggaaaatggaaaaagggaaaaaaatgataaattaacgatagaataaaagaaattggGAAAAGTGAtagataaataaataaaatggAATGGAGGGGGGACGAATTGAGTGTTTGATTAAAACTGATTAGTTGTCCAagtaataattaaaaaaaagatgtgTGATTATTGCATTTGGTGACTTTgtttaaattataaagTTTGTTAAGTGAATAAACAAAGTTTAAACTTTTTGTTGTGTGTGGGTGTTGTTTGTAAAAGAAGGGTTGGCAGTGGTTGGTGGTAggtttggtggtggtggggtggagagagagaaaaaaaaaatttggggCTGgcttaaaaaaaaaacaaaagaaaatttttcagtttGTTTACTTTGTCTGGTGCTGCTGACCTCCTTATTGTTAGTAATTTACGATTGCTGTGCATCGCTTGCAGTTCtattatattttcttctttccacgttaaactttttgttggcttctttttgttcttgtCACACGCGAAtgtaaaataataataattcatttgtAGCCGGGAGTGTCGGGgttgaacaagaaaaagagtaGCACCCAACCAAAAGCGGTAAATATGTTTCATTGGTGGTGAGTAAAAGAAGTTGTTATTCAACCCTTGTATAGGAGAAAGTGGGGAACAATATACAAGGTGTACAATAAACTTTATACCAACTAAAGTAATCATCCACATTTCTGTGTTCATCACGTACacaattaaattgataacATAACAATGCTGAACATTAAAGACTAGACTTGTTTTTCACACAGCGCGAATCTCGAAAAGATGCTCGGTTTTCTTATCTCTATGTAAGGAACATAAAGAGTATGATTTTAGTACCTTTAAGCTTATGTGGGGTGTTTTGGAACTGCCAAGAGCGTCACAAtatatctttctttttctataaTTTACCATAGTTGGCCTATATAATTGTGGTATAAAATACTCACTAGGATTTGTACACACAGTTTGTAGTTTATATTGTGGGGATTGGCTAGTTTACAAGATGTGTAATTgcattgttgtttgttttgtatttgattatatttgGTGTTACACACATTCCATTGGAGGTAGCCTGTTGATATTGGGTGCTCTTATTTTacatcaaatttaattataaaattgcatgtatatatttataaacatTTCGTGACGAAATTTTTatgaaaaagttttctATTGATTGGTTTGGCAGTAGCCTATTGATTTAGTGTTCAATACCGGTACTCATTAACTAAACTGTTGTTGTATGCCTTTTAAAGAATAATTTATTCCTAATTGAAGAGAAATAATATTAGCGGCATCTCAAAACAGCCACCAATTCGTTCTTTCCATCAATTAACCAAAAATAAGTTGCAAAAAGAATCTCTTCCTAGTTGACGCCATTTCTCGTTATAACTGCATTTTGTGCTCTCCGAATTTTTCCGTTGCAACTAGAATGTCAacaaaaaccaaatatGAACCCTATCTTATAATCCGTTCAGCTCGGACgaacaattggaaaatcaaTGTAAATCACCTTTAGTTGGAGTTCAATGTGTAAGGTGTCTAagataaatcaacaatccACAGTGTTTTAAATGGTGTTTGTAAAATCGGAAATGTCAAAAGAAAAGCCGcacaaaaagaaaccacgacagcaacaacaacaacaacaaaatcaattattccCATATACACCATTTAAAGAAGAGCAATAAATAAATCTCTCATAATAAAAAAGAGGGGAACGCTAAAATTTTGAGCTTTCGCCGCACAGATGCCCGATTGGTGAAACTGAAAGAATTAGAACAGGGtattcttttcttgatCCTTGGCGGACGTTGttgttaaaaataatatccAGTGAGGGCAGAAATCATCAAAGTTGAAATATACACTGATCACAAAACTTGACagatttatctttttttaacaTCGTAAGTATTACTTAAAATTCGAACATTTTGCAGTATCCTTGATGTTATCCACTTCCTCCCGTTAGTCCTAAATTTAGTTTAAATCACTGACCGGTTACGgtgagaaaaaaaaagaagctCTCAGTATTAATACaccaaaaagaaggaaaagcctttaaaaatttagtGTGAATTACAATTTGTCAAATGGGAAATACCGGTTAAACACAAAACCCAActaatttttattttgtattgaTACAATGATATTTTATGGGTAATAACCTGATTCTTAACTACTATgactacaacaacaacaccaccaGTAAATGTTTtcgtttgaaaaaattaatatataagccattcattttctaaaagttcaatttgtttttttatagttgacatttaaattattggaaatcaataattacCCCCTTCCATTGCTCCGTGGTCTTTTTTTCTCCCTCATCTGTACCTATTGGGGACATCTTACCTTTCGAAAGGctaatattataaattttaaaatagaACTCCTCATTTctaattaaaaaatattcaacaacacGTTTTCTAACATAGATATTCACATTAACTACACATATACATACCCAGCTCAACATCAACACAATGTTAAAGGTTGCCAGACTCCAGATCCGATTTAATTCAAGCACAGCCGCCtcagcagcagcagtagCAGCAAAGACCGCTGAAGTGCGTACTCGTACTGTCAAAACCCCAGTTGGTATTAAAGCCgcaattgaatcattaaaACCAAAGGCCACGAGATTGTCAATGGATGGTCCAGTTGAGTGTGCACTTTCTGGGTTTTCCTTGTTGAATTCACCACAATTCAATAAAGGATCAGCATTTtccaaagaagaaagagaaagttTTGATTTAACTGGACTTTTACCTTCACAAGTCAATTCTTTAGATGAACAAGTGGAAAGAGCATATCGACAATTTTCCTATTTGAAAACTCCCTTAGCCAAGAATGATTTTTGTACATCTATGAGATTACAAAATAAAGTGTTGTATTATGAATTGGTGAGACGTCATATTAGAGAAATGTTACCAATCATTTATACTCCTACTGAAGGTGACGCAATTGCTAGTTATTCCGACAGATTCAGAAAACCAGAAGGTTGTTTCTTGGACATTAATGATCCTGACGGCATTGATAAACGTTTGTCTGCATATGGAGAAGataaagatattgattatattgttgtttccGATGGTGAAGGTATTTTGGGTATTGGTGATCAAGGTGTAGGTGCCATTAGAATTGCTATAGCCAAATTGGGTCTTATGACTTTATGTGGAGGTATTCATCCTGCAAGAGTTTTACCAATTGCTTTAGATGTTGGTACAAACAATGACAGATTACtaaatgatgaattataCATGGGTAACAAATTCCCAAGAGTTAGAGATGAAAAGTATTGGGACTTTGTTGATAAAGTGATCCAAgcaatcaaaaaaagattCCCCAGTTCAGTTTTGCATTATGAAGATTTTGGTGTGTCAACTGGTAGAGACTTGTTATATAAGTACAGAGAAGAATTGCCTTCCTTTAACGATGATATTCAAGGAACCGGGGCTGTGGTTATGGCATCAATCACTGCTgcattgaaattttcaaaacgTGACTTGAAAGATATTCAAGTTTTGGTATATGGAGCTGGATCTGCTGGTTTGGGTATTGCTGACCAGATCACCAATCATTTAGTGTCACATGGTGCCACTGAGGAACAAGCAAGAGCAAGAATCCATTGTATGGATCGTTATGGTTTGATAACTAACGAATCCACTAATGCAAGTCCAGCACAGCTTAAATATGCTGATCCTGCCTCAGAATGGGACGGTGTCGATACTAAGAGCTTATTGGCATGTGTCAACAAGATTAAACCAACGGTGTTAGTTGGATGTTCTACCCAGCCAGGTGCTTTTACTGAAGAAATCGTCAGGGAAATGTATAAGCACAACCCACAACCAATTATTTTCCCTTTATCCAACCCAACCAGATTACATGAAGCTGTTCCTTCTGATTTGATGAAATGGACAGATAACAATGCATTGATTGCAACTGGATCTCCATTTGAACCCGTGGATGGCTATTATATTTctgaaaacaacaattgtttCACATTCCCAGGTATTGGATTAGGTGCTGTTTTATCGAGATGTACGACAATTTCTGATACCATGATTTCAGCCGCCGTTGATCGATTAGCTTCCATGTCTCCTAAAATGGAGAATCCTAAGAATGGATTGTTACCTAgattagaagaaattgatgaagtgAGTGCCCATGTTGCTACTGCAGTTATTTTACAATCCTTGAAGGAAGGTACTGCTAGAGTGGAGAGTGAAGAAAAACCAGATGGTGGATTTGTTGAAGTGCCTAGAGATTATGAAGGTTGTCTTAAATGGGTACAATCACAAATGTGGAAACCAGTTTATAGACCATACGTTAAGGTGGAATACGTTTCCGAAATTCACACTTATCAGTATTAGATAGAGAtgcttttatttttttgaagtttgattttgatttttgatttttggtttgtatttttatatttttagttGACTTACAGTTAATAGAATAAGGTAGGAATGTTTGTCAAATGAATTCCCTTGTAGATAGAGGCACTGTAGACCTGAGGTCCAATAACTCATGATGGCTAATCGAAAACGTGAACAACCAGTTTAACCAAAGATTTATCTATATTCCCTCTTTTCACCATGCTGGTTAATACTTCATAAGCGATTTGAGCACCATTAGTTGCAGTAATTTCCGCGATATCGTAAGCTGGTGAaacttcaacaacatcagCACCAACCACTGTCAAACCATCTATACTTCTcaataaatatatcaaCTCTCTCGGTAAAAATCCACCAGGTTCTTGTGTTCCAGTACCACTTGTAAATCCTGGATCtaaaacatcaacatctACTGAAATATAGGTTGCCGTGTCTTTTGGTATGGTGGCtaaaattttatcaacaaccCATTGAGGTCCTTTCAACCATATATCATCAGCTTCAATTCTGACAAAATTttgttcatcatcatcttgtAGATCATCCAACTCTGAAAGTCTTGTGCGTACCCCAACATGAATGTTGTGTTTAGTAGTTAATCCTTCTTCGTACGCCTTCCACAACATTGACCCATGATTAATGTCATTCTTTTCCGATGTAGGGTATTTGTTTGGTTTCCAAGTGTCCAAATGAGCatcaaaatgaataatGTTGACTGGCCCATAGATCTTATGCAATGCTCGGATATGTGGTAATAACACCGAATGGTCTCCACCTAATGCAATATACCTTGGTGGGATTTCCGTGTTATTCGAAGATTTTCTATTCAACAAGTCTTTGAAGGCTTCACTCATTTGTTTATAGGCAGCAGAATTGTCCATTGGTGTCACAGGGATATCTCCACAATCAATTATTCTAGCCCATGATTGATAAGGATCAAACAATGCTTTAGGGTTGAATCCACGTAAATTATTTTGTCTTTGAGACGCATCCCTGATTGCGCGAGGTCCAAAACGTGCACCTGGTCGATAAGAAACAGCGGTATCAAATGGTACACCGATTATCCCTATgtcaaattgtttttccGATTCAATCAAGCATTGGAAATGTTCTAGATGTGCAAATGTAGCGATTCCCTGAAATGGCCATAATCCACCCCATTTCTCTTCCAAGTTTGTGGATATAACTAACGGAAGCAATGTCAAAAGTGCAAGTAGTTTCATACTAATCTGTGTTGTTTGTAGTTAGTTAAATAATCTGTTTGGTCCTCGAAAGAATATTCTTCAggtatttatatatattacaGCTTTATCGGAATTTATATCGCGTTCAAACATCTTCGATAAGGCGAAAAATCTTTCCAAATCGGGAGTGTCCGCTAAAAATTCCATTTAACAGGGGGTAGTACGCCAAAATGGaaatttcaagttttgCGTGTGGGCTTTTGTGATTCCAGcaataaacaacaaagacTTCCCCGAAACGCAACACAACGAGCACCAAAGAaagaatagaaaaaaaataatcaactACGATTGTCAATTGCATCCTTTTACAAACCACGAAGAATTTTGAGTTCAAAATGGGATTAagagatttgaaaaatgtatTCAAGCGTAAGGAATACGATAGACCTCCAGCTCCTCCGCCACCAAGATCGCAACCAAACGAAGAGCCAATTAGAGATTCCAACCCTGCGCCGACTTCCACTCAACCAGTAAATGGGAAGGATATTCTTAGCAATCCTATAGCAACTGGCGAACCGCCTTCCCTTTTCAAAAGATTCAAACATCAGCAACAACCAATTGGATGCTGTTGTGACGAAAAAGATGCCCCAATCCATACAAATAACTTTTATAACAATTTAACCACCGGTGACCAAACCATGCCAATTTGGCCATTGCCTTACTCGATGTGGTACCTGATCGACCCTGATCAAGACCATGGGATTGCATTCAATCATACAGATGCATCACAAAGAGTGTTTGGTCCTGAACCAGATGCTCCCGTTGCGCAATACTATTTCAACCCACCCAAGATTAAGTCATTTGTTCTTTCTGCGGAAAACTTTAATGGTAACAAATTGACATTAAGTGATCATAGAGCCCTTTCGGTAACTGCTACTTTACAAAAGGGGGACAGTAAAATCATTTTTCCAATAGTGCAAGGTATGGGTTTTATCACTGCTATTTACGAGAATGCTAAACCAGTTATTGCGTCACAAGTTGGTGTTCAAGAGTTTAAAAAACAGAACAAGATTggcaattttcaaaaatatacaGCCATGTTGTTTAACCA includes:
- a CDS encoding uncharacterized protein (Has domain(s) with predicted hydrolase activity, acting on carbon-nitrogen (but not peptide) bonds, in linear amidines, metal ion binding activity) — protein: MKLLALLTLLPLVISTNLEEKWGGLWPFQGIATFAHLEHFQCLIESEKQFDIGIIGVPFDTAVSYRPGARFGPRAIRDASQRQNNLRGFNPKALFDPYQSWARIIDCGDIPVTPMDNSAAYKQMSEAFKDLLNRKSSNNTEIPPRYIALGGDHSVLLPHIRALHKIYGPVNIIHFDAHLDTWKPNKYPTSEKNDINHGSMLWKAYEEGLTTKHNIHVGVRTRLSELDDLQDDDEQNFVRIEADDIWLKGPQWVVDKILATIPKDTATYISVDVDVLDPGFTSGTGTQEPGGFLPRELIYLLRSIDGLTVVGADVVEVSPAYDIAEITATNGAQIAYEVLTSMVKRGNIDKSLVKSVVHVFD
- the MAE1 gene encoding malate dehydrogenase (oxaloacetate-decarboxylating) (Malic enzyme, mitochondrial; transcription regulated by Mig1, Tup1; colony morphology-related gene regulation by Ssn6; Hap43-repressed; Spider biofilm repressed), translating into MLKVARLQIRFNSSTAASAAAVAAKTAEVRTRTVKTPVGIKAAIESLKPKATRLSMDGPVECALSGFSLLNSPQFNKGSAFSKEERESFDLTGLLPSQVNSLDEQVERAYRQFSYLKTPLAKNDFCTSMRLQNKVLYYELVRRHIREMLPIIYTPTEGDAIASYSDRFRKPEGCFLDINDPDGIDKRLSAYGEDKDIDYIVVSDGEGILGIGDQGVGAIRIAIAKLGLMTLCGGIHPARVLPIALDVGTNNDRLLNDELYMGNKFPRVRDEKYWDFVDKVIQAIKKRFPSSVLHYEDFGVSTGRDLLYKYREELPSFNDDIQGTGAVVMASITAALKFSKRDLKDIQVLVYGAGSAGLGIADQITNHLVSHGATEEQARARIHCMDRYGLITNESTNASPAQLKYADPASEWDGVDTKSLLACVNKIKPTVLVGCSTQPGAFTEEIVREMYKHNPQPIIFPLSNPTRLHEAVPSDLMKWTDNNALIATGSPFEPVDGYYISENNNCFTFPGIGLGAVLSRCTTISDTMISAAVDRLASMSPKMENPKNGLLPRLEEIDEVSAHVATAVILQSLKEGTARVESEEKPDGGFVEVPRDYEGCLKWVQSQMWKPVYRPYVKVEYVSEIHTYQY